In the Ranitomeya imitator isolate aRanImi1 unplaced genomic scaffold, aRanImi1.pri SCAFFOLD_325, whole genome shotgun sequence genome, one interval contains:
- the LOC138653723 gene encoding histone H2A type 1, whose amino-acid sequence MSGRGKQGGKVRAKAKTRSSRAGLQFPVGRVHRLLRKGNYAERVGAGAPVYLAAVLEYLTAEILELAGNAARDNKKTRIIPRHLQLAVRNDEELNRLLGGVTIAQGGVLPNIQAVLLPKKTESSKASKSK is encoded by the coding sequence ATGTCTGGACGCGGCAAACAAGGAGGAAAGGTCCGTGCTAAGGCCAAGACCCGCTCATCCCGGGCAGGACTGCAGTTCCCAGTCGGCCGTGTGCACAGGCTTCTCCGCAAGGGCAACTACGCTGAGAGAGTCGGCGCCGGCGCTCCGGTCTATCTGGCCgctgtgctggagtatctgaccGCTGAGATCCTGGAATTGGCCGGCAATGCTGCCCGGGACAACAAGAAGACCCGCATCATCCCCCGTCACCTGCAGCTGGCGGTGCGCAATGACGaggagctgaacaggctgctgggtggggtgaccattgcccaggggggcgtcctgcccaacatccaggccgtgctgctgcccaagaagaccgagagcagcaaggcgagcaagagcaagtga